In Desulfofustis limnaeus, the genomic stretch TCTCCAGGGACAAATCGGTATGAAACATCCTGCTGAAGATGTCGTCACCCACCGGCATACGCGGCCATTGGTTGACATACACCGCTCCATCCACCTGCTCATTGTGGAGAACGGCATGAAAGATATCGACGACCGCTCGGGGATCGTAGATATCACCCATGTCGAGGGGGTTCGAGACATCAATGATGCCGGCATTGCCGTAGGTGGCCACCTCCTCGTAGAACTCCCGGCCCGGGTCGGCAAACGTGAAACCCTCCCTGGTGCACAGGTCGGCCATGATCACCGAGAAGCCGCCGGCCGGACTCATGGCCATGATGCGTTTCCCCTTCATGGGCGGCAACCGGAAGGCCTTGGTGACCGAGATGAATTCGCTCAGGGTCTCGATGCGGATGATCCCGGCCCGCTCCAGGGCGGCATCGAGGATATCGTCGTCGTTATGTATGGCGGCGGTATGGCTCATGGCTGCCCGGCTGCCGGCGCCGGTCGTGTTCGCTTTGTAGAGAACCACCGGCTTGTCGCAGGCTGTCGCCGCTTCGATCAGTGCCGTGCCGTTGGCCAGGCTCTCCATGTAGAGGCAGATGATCTCGGTCTCCGGATCACGGGCGAAGTAGTTGAGGAAGGCCACCTCGTCGAGGTCGAGCTTGTTGCCGATGCTGGCGAATTTTGCCAGCCCGAGGTGTTCGTCGGCGATCAGATTCCACAATGAGAGCCCCAAGCCGCCGCTCTGGGTGATGACCGACATCCCGCCCTGCGGCGGCCGGTACAGGGGCGTGAACGGCAGACAGAGCCCGTTGGCGGTGTTGGCAATCGTCAGCCCGTTCGGGCCGACAAACCGGACGCCGAAGTCGGCCGCGGCCCGCAGCAGCTCTCCGGTCAGCTGCTCACCTTTGGCGCCGGTTTCGTTGAAACCGCCCGAAGGGATCGCCATGCGGCGGATACCGAATGAACCACAGGCCCGTACCGTATCGGGTATGAACCGTGCCGGCAGGAGCGCCACGGCCAGGTCCGGGACGATCGGCAATTGGTCGATCTCCCGATACATCCTGACGCCATCCACCTGCCGCTCCGAGCCACGGGCATTGACCCCGAAAATCCGGCCGCTGTAACCCCACCTGATAAGGTTGGCAAGGATGAGCCGGGACACGTTGTTCTCTCGGGAAGAAAGCCCGAGAATGGCGATCGAATCCGGGTAAAAGAATTTCTCCATGGCAAACTCCCACGAGGCTCGTTCTGTGAAGCAAAGCGGTCCGGCCAAATAACCAGTAAAATCAGGCTGCACCAAACCAGAGTTGACTGACCCCGAGAGATTTTTACCGCATATGATACTATCTTTCCAGAGATTGTTGCTGGTCTTCATACCGCTTCGCCTGATCAACCGGCGGAAGAGCATCATCAAAATCCTTGCTATCCGTACCATGCGAGGTAAATACCATACCTATGCTCCCCGCTCCTTGTTGCCAGCGTATCTATCGCCACGCTTCATGACCGCATCACCTCCTGACATAGGTAAGGGATTGACCGCTATCAGAAGATTGCGTCGGGTCTTTCTTTTCATCCTTTTTTCGTTCGTCCCCCTTGTCGTGGTGACCATGGCAGGTATCGAGCGGTTCGACACCTGGTGGCCGATCCTGCTGCCCGCCTTGTTCTTTTTGTTCGGAATGATGGTCCAGAACCGGCTGCATCGCCAGAAATGCCCTCGATGTCATGCGTTCTTCTTTGTCCAGAGCATCTCCAAGGACGCCTACATCCCGGCCAGCAGCATCAGTTTTCCCCCGCAAAAGAGGTGCCAGAACTGCGGGCTTGTCCTGTACCGGTAAGGAGGCCTATGGCTCTGTCGCTTGCCATTCGGGGCTCGGACCACTTCGTCAAAGCCAGCTACCCGGTTCGGGCCGGGGTATACAGCGAAGTGGAGACCGACTCCTGTATCCTCCATTTCAACCTCAACCAGGAGATCATCCGGGCTCAAGGAAAAGGGGATGGCTGGCCGCATCCGCAGGAATGGCTGCAGCGGACCATCGGCAATGACTGGGTCTACTACTCCACCGGCGGCTATGCCGGGGTTTTCGAAGCCACCGGCGAATACTACCTGCCCAATCTCCCCTATCGTACCAACAACATCCTCGGCGGCAACCCGCTGCAGATCGCCCCGGTGGCCGCCTTGCTCGAGACCTGGCACCAGCGGCTGTGCGAGATAGCCGCACACCATTCCGGCAACGCAGCCGAGGACGCCTTCCTGCAGGCGGCCCGGAGAAACGGCCCGACTCGGTTGGAGCAGCGGGCCCAGGAGCTGTTTGCCATCATCGGCGGCCGCCCTTCCGTCCTGCCGCCGGATACCAGGCATGTGGATTATCGGGTCGTACCGCTTACCGTGCATCGCGGCTGTCTCTACAAATGCAGTTTCTGCCGGGTCAAGAACAAGGCCGCCCCGTCGCCCTTGTCCGCTGCCGACATCGATCGTCAAATCGATCGATTGGCCTGCTTTTTCGGCGACGACCTGGCCAACCACAACTCGCTTTTCCTGGGCGAGCATGACGCCCTGCTGGCCGACCCGGAGCTGCTCTGTTACGCCATCGAACAGGCGCAACGGCGGCTCGGCTTGACCTCATCGAACCTGGCCGGCAGCAATGTCTTCCTTTTTGGCTCGGTGGGCTCCCTGCGCCGGGCCCCACGGCGGTTGTTCGACGAGCTGGAGCGGCTGCCCGGCCGGGTCTACCTTAATATCGGCCTGGAATCATTCGATCAGGCAACGCTCGATCAGCTCGGCAAACCACTCACCAGCGCGGAGGTCGGCGAGGCCTTCGCCACGATGCTCGAAATCAACGCCCGCTTTTCTTCCATCGAGGTCACCGCCAATCTCGTCATCGATGACCGGTTGAACGAGGACCACCACCAATCCCTGATCACCCTGATCAGGGACCGGGTCGGCAAGACCACCAGCAAAGGCGCCATCTATCTCTCGCCACTGAGTTTCGGCAATCCGTCCCGGGCCCGGCTGTTTTCCTTCTACCACCTGAAACGATTGAGTCGTTTACCGCTGTATCTCTACACCATCCAACGGCTATGACCGCCGATGCAAACACGTTCACCACAAGAGACCCCATGACCGACGGACACCACCTGAGAAAAACCATCCTCGCCGCCCGCGACCGGCTCACCGAGGCCGAGATCGCCGCCAGGAGCGAAGCTATCGCCCACCGGCTGCTGGCCCTGCCCGAACTGGAACGCAGCGGGACCATCTGCATCTACGTCAGTTTTCGCAGCGAGGTCCGGACCCTGCCGCTCATCCGCACCCTGCTGGCGCGAGAAAAGCGGGTGGTCGTGCCGCTGACCCGTATCAAGGAAAAACGACTCGACCTGGTCACCCTCTCTGACCCAGACCAGGACCTGGTTCCCGGCTACTGCAACATACCCGAGCCGCGCCGGGAACTGCTGCCGCAACGGCTGGTCGAGCCGGAACAACTCGACCTGGTGGTCCTGCCCGGTTCGGTCTTTGATGAGCGGGGCGGCCGCTTCGGTTACGGCGGCGGCTATTACGATCGGCTGCTGGCGGGCATCCCCCGGGCGACCAGGGTCGCTCTCGCCTTCGAAATGCAGATGGTTGCCGCACTGCCGTTGGCCGAACACGATCAACTCCTGGATCGAATCGTAACCGAAAAAAGGGTGATCCACGGTACCAGACAGCCACGGTAACCGGGCTCATTTTCCTGAGGCTCTGCGGCCCCGGGAGAGGCATCAATGGAGACGATGTCGTAAGGGAATTGACTTTTCCTAAACGCACCGGTAGATTCGATGGTGTTCCCGACATCTCTTCGCCCGGAAGCGGTGCAGATGCGGCCACGTTCCGGATTTTCCGGCTCGATCAACGCACAGCAGCAACCCACTCCCAGGAGGTACCATGACCTGACCTGTACCAATCTGCCCGGTCTGCCGCTGACCCGCCGCCACCATGCCGGCGGGGCCGGTCCCTGCCCGGTACGACGCAATCCCCCGAACGTACGATGCCGGCGCCGCCGCCATCAGGATTAACCCCCTGCCCGGGATGGCGCCTTGATGCAACCATATCTTGCGGGAATTCACATGAAGATCCTTCTTGCCATATCCTTACTGGTATTTCTGGCCGGGCTTCTTTACCGCTGGCGTGGCTGGTTTTCTCAAGGCATACAAGCTTCCGGAGAGACTGTTTCGTTTTCCACCAGGCTCGCCGCTGCCGGTCGTGGCCTTCTGCGCACCCTGAGTGGAGCAAGCCTTATCCCCCTGATCAAAAGTCTCGGCGCCGACGTCATCCTGCAAAAGCGGCTGCTGGCCAAGAGTTTCCGCCGCTGGCTGGCCCATGGACTGATTCTGGTCGGCTTTCTTGCCCTGCTGCTGATGCACGGCCTCGGCACCGGGGTCAGCGAGTTCTTCTTCAGCGGCTACTATTCGGCCCTGCAACCGTTCCTTTCCCTACGTAACCTGTTTGGTCTGCTGGTCCTGCTCGGCCTCGCCCTCGCTCTGCACCGCCGCCTCACCGATCGACCGCTGCGGGTCAAGAGCCTGCCCAGCGATTGGCTGGCCATCGGCGTGGTGGCCGCCATCATCGGCAGCGGCTTTCTGCTGGAAAGCGTCAAGATCTCCTCGTACGACGCCTACCGGGCGATGGTTGACGATTACGGCGACGTGGCCGATGACGCCGAAGAGCTGGCGCTGGAAACCTACTGGGCCGCCGAGCAAGGCCTGGTGCCGCGCCAAGCCATCAAACCGTACGACCCGGAACTGGTCGAACAAGGACGGGAGATCAGCTCGCGCAGCTGCGTCGAATGTCACGCCCCGGCCACCGGAGCCTTCGTCAGCTTTCCCCTGGCCAAGGCGTTTGGCCCGCTCGCCTCGGCGCTCGGCGACAAGGGGGTAACCGCCGGGCTGTTTTACCTGCACCTGCTCAGCTGTCTGGCCTTGCTCGCCTGGCTGCCGTTCAGCAAGATGTTCCACGTGATCGCCGTGCCGGTCTCGCTGCTGATCAACGGTGTGCTCGGGTTCAAGAAGGATCCGGCCGAGGCGGCCAACACCCTCAATCGGCAGAGCATCGGGTTGTCGGCCTGCACCCACTGCGGCGCCTGCAGCGAACTCTGCTCGTCGCTGATGTTCTACGAATCGTTCCAGAACGATTTCATCCTGCCCTCGGAAAAAGTCCAATTGCTCAAGCAGGTGGCGGCAGGGCGACCGATCGATCAGGCCACCTTGAACCACCTGCAACGCGGCCTGTATATCTGTACCAGCTGCGATCGTTGCTCCACGGTCTGCCCGTCCGGCATCAATCTCCGCGAACTCTTCGTCAGCGCCCGCTATCACCTGCTCGGTCGCGGCATCCCCGAAACCTCACTGCTGAGCCATTTCAGCTTCCCGCTGGCCATCGCCCGCCGTTTTGTAAACGAACACCTGCAGGCCCTGAAACGGTTGGAAGCAATGTTTAGCCAGCATTTTCGCAAGCTGGCCGACCTGGGGACGTTGCAGCTGGCCGCAGCCCCTGCCGAGGTGGGCACCGAGAGTTACCGCAGCTGCTATACCTGCCAGCGCTGCACCAATATCTGTCCGGTGGTCCGGCTCTACGACGATCCGGTGCAGCACCTCGATCTGCTGCCGCACCAGATTATCTACAGTCTCGGTATCGGCAACAAGGAACTGGCCATGGGCGCCCGGATGATCTGGAGTTGCTCGACCTGTTACCTCTGCCAGGAACACTGCCCCAACCAGGTGCAGCTGACCGATATCTTCTATCGCCTGAAAAACGCAGCAGTCACCACTATCGAATCGGGAGGCAGAGCATGAAACTGGCATTTTTCCAGGGGTGCAATATTCCGGTACGCATCGAGCACTATGCCGTCTCGGCAGAAGCCGTCCTGCGACGATTCGGCGTCGAGTTGGAGATCGTGCCCGAGTTCACCTGCTGCGGCTACCCGGTCCGCAACCTCGACGAGAAATCCTACTTCCTGCCGTCGGTCCGCAACCTGGCCATTGCCGAGAAACGGGGTCTGGATGTGATGGCCATCTGCAACTGCTGCTTTGCCAGTCTGCAGAAGGCCAAGAACGTGCTGGCGGAAAACCGGCAGCTGGCCGACGAGATCAACGAGCTGCTGGCCAAAGAGGGCCTGCATTACCACGGTACCACCACCGTCAAACACTTGCTTACCGTCCTGCACGACGACATCGGCTGCGATACCATCAAAAAGCAGCTGACCGGCGCCTTTTCCGGGCTCAATCTGGCCGTCCTGCTCGGCTGCCACATCCTTCGTCCCCGCGAGGTGACCCGGTTCGACGACTCCTTCGTGCCGCAGATCGCCGATAACCTGGTCGGGCTGACCGGCGCCACGGCGCTGGAATGGACGGGTCGCCTGGAATGCTGTGGCGCCGCCTTGGCCGGTTTGAACGACGGGGTCGCCGACGCGCTGCTCAACGAAAAGGTTAACGGTGCCCGCGCTGCGGGGGCCGATTTCATTACCCCGATTTGCGCTTATTGCTATCTCCAGCTCGATACCAGTCAGCCGCAGGTGCGTGCCGCCGGACCGGATTACGAGGTC encodes the following:
- a CDS encoding acetate--CoA ligase family protein, which codes for MEKFFYPDSIAILGLSSRENNVSRLILANLIRWGYSGRIFGVNARGSERQVDGVRMYREIDQLPIVPDLAVALLPARFIPDTVRACGSFGIRRMAIPSGGFNETGAKGEQLTGELLRAAADFGVRFVGPNGLTIANTANGLCLPFTPLYRPPQGGMSVITQSGGLGLSLWNLIADEHLGLAKFASIGNKLDLDEVAFLNYFARDPETEIICLYMESLANGTALIEAATACDKPVVLYKANTTGAGSRAAMSHTAAIHNDDDILDAALERAGIIRIETLSEFISVTKAFRLPPMKGKRIMAMSPAGGFSVIMADLCTREGFTFADPGREFYEEVATYGNAGIIDVSNPLDMGDIYDPRAVVDIFHAVLHNEQVDGAVYVNQWPRMPVGDDIFSRMFHTDLSLETMGAIRSAGKPLAVCLFGPSKTITKIKNNLSIPIFDTPEEMIRALKVQQEYYARKNRSPEAPARPAGIDRERAADWIGSHQGVRGEEVLELLELYGIKTVRSRQADDVEGAIAAATDIGYPVAMKVVSPDALHKSDVGGVRLGLSSDAGVAAAFGEIRKNLADHQAQARFDGVRIAAMAGPGYDLFVGGSHDESFGPIVFFGYGGIYVEVFNDIERALCPATAAEITHKLERLKCNRILQGMRGKKAADSKAYADLVVRVSCLLADFPQIKELDLNPVRLLEDGSAVLALDGRARIEAGS
- a CDS encoding radical SAM protein, which codes for MALSLAIRGSDHFVKASYPVRAGVYSEVETDSCILHFNLNQEIIRAQGKGDGWPHPQEWLQRTIGNDWVYYSTGGYAGVFEATGEYYLPNLPYRTNNILGGNPLQIAPVAALLETWHQRLCEIAAHHSGNAAEDAFLQAARRNGPTRLEQRAQELFAIIGGRPSVLPPDTRHVDYRVVPLTVHRGCLYKCSFCRVKNKAAPSPLSAADIDRQIDRLACFFGDDLANHNSLFLGEHDALLADPELLCYAIEQAQRRLGLTSSNLAGSNVFLFGSVGSLRRAPRRLFDELERLPGRVYLNIGLESFDQATLDQLGKPLTSAEVGEAFATMLEINARFSSIEVTANLVIDDRLNEDHHQSLITLIRDRVGKTTSKGAIYLSPLSFGNPSRARLFSFYHLKRLSRLPLYLYTIQRL
- a CDS encoding 5-formyltetrahydrofolate cyclo-ligase — its product is MTDGHHLRKTILAARDRLTEAEIAARSEAIAHRLLALPELERSGTICIYVSFRSEVRTLPLIRTLLAREKRVVVPLTRIKEKRLDLVTLSDPDQDLVPGYCNIPEPRRELLPQRLVEPEQLDLVVLPGSVFDERGGRFGYGGGYYDRLLAGIPRATRVALAFEMQMVAALPLAEHDQLLDRIVTEKRVIHGTRQPR
- a CDS encoding 4Fe-4S dicluster domain-containing protein — its product is MKILLAISLLVFLAGLLYRWRGWFSQGIQASGETVSFSTRLAAAGRGLLRTLSGASLIPLIKSLGADVILQKRLLAKSFRRWLAHGLILVGFLALLLMHGLGTGVSEFFFSGYYSALQPFLSLRNLFGLLVLLGLALALHRRLTDRPLRVKSLPSDWLAIGVVAAIIGSGFLLESVKISSYDAYRAMVDDYGDVADDAEELALETYWAAEQGLVPRQAIKPYDPELVEQGREISSRSCVECHAPATGAFVSFPLAKAFGPLASALGDKGVTAGLFYLHLLSCLALLAWLPFSKMFHVIAVPVSLLINGVLGFKKDPAEAANTLNRQSIGLSACTHCGACSELCSSLMFYESFQNDFILPSEKVQLLKQVAAGRPIDQATLNHLQRGLYICTSCDRCSTVCPSGINLRELFVSARYHLLGRGIPETSLLSHFSFPLAIARRFVNEHLQALKRLEAMFSQHFRKLADLGTLQLAAAPAEVGTESYRSCYTCQRCTNICPVVRLYDDPVQHLDLLPHQIIYSLGIGNKELAMGARMIWSCSTCYLCQEHCPNQVQLTDIFYRLKNAAVTTIESGGRA
- a CDS encoding CoB--CoM heterodisulfide reductase iron-sulfur subunit B family protein, with product MKLAFFQGCNIPVRIEHYAVSAEAVLRRFGVELEIVPEFTCCGYPVRNLDEKSYFLPSVRNLAIAEKRGLDVMAICNCCFASLQKAKNVLAENRQLADEINELLAKEGLHYHGTTTVKHLLTVLHDDIGCDTIKKQLTGAFSGLNLAVLLGCHILRPREVTRFDDSFVPQIADNLVGLTGATALEWTGRLECCGAALAGLNDGVADALLNEKVNGARAAGADFITPICAYCYLQLDTSQPQVRAAGPDYEVLPVLLYPQLLGLCLGIDEKILGIEQNGTVNDRTVGRLKELLGPPVEEKKKKSRKTTGTTNE